The window TGCACCTGCAAATCGAGAAAGTCCCGCCAGTGGTACCCGCGCCGAAAGCCGAGGAAGCGGTGTACAAATTCACCTGGTTCACCGCCACCGGCAGCGGGATTTTGCTCGCGGCGATCGTCGGCGGTCTGCTGATGGGCTATTCGATCCCGCAACTGATCAGGCAATACCTGCGCACGCTCTGGGTGGTGCGGTTTTCGTTGATCACCATTGCGGCGATGCTGGCGCTGGGGTTCCTCACGCGTTACTCGGGACTCGACGCAACCATGGGCCTGGCGTTTGCGGCGACGGGGATTTTCTATCCGATGTTCGGCACCTTGCTCGGGTGGCTGGGCGTGGCGTTGACGGGCTCGGATACCGCTTCGAACGTGCTGTTTGGCGGGCTGCAACGGGTGACGTCGGAGCAGCTCGGGATCAGTCCGATCCTGATGGCGGCGGCGAACAGTTCGGGCGGGGTAATGGGCAAGATGGTCGATGCGCAATCGATAGTGGTGGCCTCCACGGCGACGCGTTGGTACGGGCATGAAGGCGAGATTTTGCGCTATGTGTTCTTTCACTCGATTGTGCTGGCGATTCTGGTTGGCGGGTTGGTGACGTTGCAGGCGTATGTGGCGCCGTTTACCCATATGGTGGTTGGCGGGCATTGAGGCTGGATGATCTGGCCTCATCGCTGGCAATCCAGCTCCCACAGGTTTCTATGTTGTGAATCAAATTGTGTTTACGGCATAAGTCCCTGTGGGAGCTGGCTTGCCAGCGATGAGGCCCTGTCATTCAACACCTATATTGGCTGACACCCCGCCATCGCGAGCAGGCGAAGACCTACATTGAATCTGTGTCGGCCAGACCATTGATGAGCTGTGCGCATAACTCTATAGCGTAAATCCGCAAAAACCTTTTCCTCTCCCCGGCGGTCATTCCTAGAACGAGACTGGCAAGCATGCCGGCGTGCCCCCATGGGCCATTCGCAACCCTGCCGCCTGATTGAGAGAAAAGGAATCGAACCATGCCGATTTCCCGACGCAAATTTTTGATCCTCGGCGCCGTGACCGCGACCGCGTTTGCGATGCCACCCTTTATCAGCCTCAAGGCCTACGCCGCCAATCTGGAGCAACCGGCCATGAACAAAGTGACGATTCAAATCAATGGCAAGCCCCGCGCCCTTGAGGTCGACAACCGCACCACCCTGCTCGACGCCCTGCGTGAACACCTGCACCTGACCGGCAGCAAAAAAGGCTGCGACCACGGCCAGTGCGGCGCGTGCACGGTGATCGCCGATGATCGACGGATCAATTCCTGCCTGACCCTGGCGGTCATGCACGAAGGCTCAGAGATCACCACCATCGAAGGCCTCGGCATGCCGGACAACCTGCACCCGATGCAAGCCGCGTTCATCAAACACGACGGCTATCAGTGCGGCTATTGCACGCCGGGGCAGATTTGCTCGGCGGTGGCGGTCATCAAGGAAATCCGCGACGGTATTCCCAGCCATGTCAGTCCCAGCCTGACCGAGCAACCACAACTGATCGCTTCAGAATTCCAGGAACGCATGAGCGGCAACATCTGCCGCTGCGGCGCCTACTCGAACATCATCGAGGCGATCAGCGAAGTCGCGGAGGTGCCGGTATGAGACCGTTCAATTACAGCCGCGCCGACTCCCCCGCCGCCGCGGCACAAGCGGCGCAGATCGAAGGCGCGAAATTCATCGCCGGCGGCACCAATCTGCTCGATCTGATGAAGCTCGACATCGAAACCCCGCTGCACCTTATCGACGTCAATCACCTCGGGTTGGACCAGATCGAAGCCACGCCCGAGGGCGGTCTGCGCATCGGTGCGCTGGTGCGCAACACTGATCTGGCTGCCGACGCCCGCGTACGCAAGGACTACGCGCTGCTGTCGCGCGCTTTGCTCGCCGGCGCTTCGGGGCAGTTGCGCAACATGGCGACCACCGCCGGCAACCTGCTGCAACGCACGCGCTGCCCGTATTTCTACGACACTAATCAGGCCTGCAACAAGCGCAACCCAGGCAGTGGCTGTGCGGCGATTGGCGGGGTCAGTCGGCAGTTGGGAATCATCGGTGTCAGCGCGGCGTGCATCGCCACGCACCCGAGCGACATGGCGATTGCGATGCGCGCCCTCGATGCGCAGATTGAAACGGTCAAACCGGACGGCAGCACGCGCCGCATTGCCATGGCGGATTTCCATCAGTTGCCCGGCAACACGCCGAACATTGAAACCAGCCTCACACCCGGCGAATTCAT of the Pseudomonas sp. Seg1 genome contains:
- the paoA gene encoding aldehyde dehydrogenase iron-sulfur subunit PaoA, producing MPISRRKFLILGAVTATAFAMPPFISLKAYAANLEQPAMNKVTIQINGKPRALEVDNRTTLLDALREHLHLTGSKKGCDHGQCGACTVIADDRRINSCLTLAVMHEGSEITTIEGLGMPDNLHPMQAAFIKHDGYQCGYCTPGQICSAVAVIKEIRDGIPSHVSPSLTEQPQLIASEFQERMSGNICRCGAYSNIIEAISEVAEVPV
- a CDS encoding xanthine dehydrogenase family protein subunit M, whose protein sequence is MRPFNYSRADSPAAAAQAAQIEGAKFIAGGTNLLDLMKLDIETPLHLIDVNHLGLDQIEATPEGGLRIGALVRNTDLAADARVRKDYALLSRALLAGASGQLRNMATTAGNLLQRTRCPYFYDTNQACNKRNPGSGCAAIGGVSRQLGIIGVSAACIATHPSDMAIAMRALDAQIETVKPDGSTRRIAMADFHQLPGNTPNIETSLTPGEFITSVTLPAPLGGTHVYHKVRDRSSYAFALVSVGLILQKDGSGRIAVGGIAPKPWRVEAAEALLPKGAKAVSERLLEGATPTDDNQFKLTLVERTLGSVLAQARDEA